The Streptomyces camelliae genome window below encodes:
- a CDS encoding SGNH/GDSL hydrolase family protein, with protein sequence MRKPSSRTRAALALVAAAALGVAGCDASGGSAPAPESTKARAVRPAPVWDRSPASIAAVGDSITRGFDACTVLSDCPEVSWATGSDAEVDSLAVRLLGVSGAAERSWNYAVTGARMADLPEQMAQAAAHSPQLVTVMAGANDACRASASAMTPVAAFRADFEEALRTLRKESPKTQVYVASVPNLKRLWSEGRTNPLGKQVWKLGICPSMLSDADDLTSAATRRRDQVQRRVVEYNKVLKEVCAKDRSCRFDDNAVYDYDFGTDQLSHWDWFHPSKDGQARLAEIAYKTITSVT encoded by the coding sequence ATGCGGAAGCCGAGCAGCCGTACGCGAGCCGCTCTCGCCCTGGTGGCGGCCGCCGCGCTGGGAGTCGCGGGATGCGACGCGAGCGGCGGCAGCGCGCCCGCGCCGGAGAGCACCAAGGCGCGCGCCGTGCGGCCCGCCCCGGTGTGGGACCGCAGCCCGGCCTCGATCGCCGCGGTCGGCGACTCCATCACGCGCGGCTTCGACGCGTGCACGGTGCTGTCGGACTGCCCCGAGGTGTCGTGGGCGACGGGCAGCGACGCCGAGGTGGACAGCCTGGCGGTGCGGCTGCTGGGCGTGTCGGGCGCGGCGGAGCGCAGCTGGAACTACGCGGTGACCGGGGCCCGGATGGCGGACCTGCCGGAGCAGATGGCCCAGGCGGCGGCGCACAGCCCCCAGTTGGTGACGGTCATGGCGGGCGCCAATGACGCCTGCCGCGCCTCGGCGTCGGCGATGACCCCGGTGGCCGCCTTCCGCGCGGACTTCGAGGAGGCGCTGCGCACGCTGCGCAAGGAGTCACCGAAGACGCAGGTGTACGTGGCGAGCGTGCCGAACCTGAAGCGGCTGTGGTCCGAGGGCCGCACCAATCCGCTGGGCAAGCAGGTGTGGAAGCTCGGCATCTGCCCGTCGATGCTGTCCGACGCGGACGACCTGACGAGCGCGGCCACCCGGCGCCGGGACCAGGTGCAGCGGCGGGTGGTCGAGTACAACAAGGTGCTGAAGGAGGTCTGCGCCAAGGACCGCAGCTGCCGCTTCGACGACAACGCTGTCTACGACTACGACTTCGGCACCGACCAGCTCAGCCACTGGGACTGGTTCCACCCCAGCAAGGACGGCCAGGCGCGGCTCGCGGAGATCGCCTACAAGACGATCACGTCCGTGACCTAG
- a CDS encoding DUF3145 domain-containing protein: MTTRGVLYVHSAPRALCPHVEWAVAGVLGTRVNLDWIRQPAAPGTWRSEFSWQGEAGTASKLASALRGWHLLRFEVTAEPCPTAEGERYSCTPDLGIFHAVTGIHGDILIPEDRLRAALQRSQRGETDLEAELAKLLGKPWDDELEPFRYAGEGAPVRWLHQVV; the protein is encoded by the coding sequence GTGACGACACGTGGAGTTCTGTACGTGCACTCCGCGCCGCGCGCGCTGTGCCCGCACGTCGAGTGGGCGGTCGCGGGGGTGCTCGGCACGCGCGTCAACCTCGACTGGATCCGGCAGCCCGCGGCCCCCGGCACCTGGCGTTCGGAGTTCTCCTGGCAGGGCGAGGCGGGTACGGCGTCCAAGCTGGCCTCGGCCCTGCGCGGCTGGCATCTGCTCCGCTTCGAGGTCACGGCCGAGCCCTGCCCGACCGCCGAGGGCGAGCGCTACAGCTGCACCCCCGACCTCGGCATCTTCCACGCGGTCACCGGCATCCACGGCGACATCCTCATCCCCGAGGACCGCCTGCGCGCCGCCCTCCAGCGCAGCCAGCGCGGCGAGACCGACCTGGAGGCCGAACTCGCCAAGCTCCTGGGCAAGCCGTGGGACGACGAACTGGAGCCGTTCCGGTACGCGGGCGAGGGAGCTCCGGTGCGCTGGCTGCATCAGGTGGTGTGA
- the fabF gene encoding beta-ketoacyl-ACP synthase II has product MSPTNRTVVVTGIGATTPLGGDAASFWQALVAGTSGVSPLEQEWAADLPVRIAAQIAVEPTEIIPRPQARKLDRSAQFALIAAQEAWKDAGFTAKAGEDPSVNPDRLGAVVASGIGGVTTLLDQYDVLKDKGVRRVSPHTVPMLMPNSPAANVGIELGARAGVHTPVSACASGAEAIGYAIEMIRTGRADVVVAGGTEAAIHPLPIAAFGNMMAMSKNNDDPQGASRPYDSGRDGFVLGEGAGVIVLESEEHAKARGARIYVEAVGQGISADAHHITQPEPSGNGIAHALQNLLDNTDLKPAEVVHVNAHATSTPQGDVAEIKALRKVFGDDVDHMAISATKSMTGHLLGGAGGIETVASILALVNRTAPPTINLENLDPEVNADVVRGEARQLPEGRIAALNDSFGFGGHNVVLAFRTI; this is encoded by the coding sequence GTGAGCCCGACCAATCGCACCGTGGTCGTCACCGGTATCGGCGCAACCACACCGCTGGGTGGCGACGCAGCGTCGTTCTGGCAGGCCCTCGTCGCCGGCACGTCCGGCGTCAGCCCCCTGGAGCAGGAGTGGGCGGCCGACCTGCCGGTCCGTATCGCCGCGCAGATCGCCGTCGAACCGACCGAGATCATCCCCCGCCCGCAGGCCCGCAAGCTGGACCGGTCCGCGCAGTTCGCGCTGATCGCCGCTCAGGAGGCCTGGAAGGACGCCGGTTTCACCGCCAAGGCCGGTGAGGACCCGTCCGTGAACCCCGACCGGCTGGGTGCGGTCGTCGCCTCCGGCATCGGCGGCGTGACGACCCTCCTGGACCAGTACGACGTCCTCAAGGACAAGGGCGTACGCCGTGTCTCCCCGCACACCGTGCCGATGCTGATGCCCAACTCCCCGGCGGCCAACGTCGGCATCGAGCTGGGCGCCCGCGCGGGCGTGCACACCCCGGTCTCGGCCTGCGCCTCGGGCGCGGAGGCCATCGGGTACGCGATCGAGATGATCCGCACCGGGCGTGCGGACGTGGTCGTGGCCGGTGGTACCGAGGCCGCCATCCACCCGCTGCCCATCGCCGCGTTCGGCAACATGATGGCGATGAGCAAGAACAACGACGACCCACAGGGCGCCTCGCGTCCCTACGACTCCGGCCGCGACGGCTTCGTGCTCGGCGAGGGTGCCGGTGTGATCGTCCTGGAGTCCGAGGAGCACGCGAAGGCCCGCGGCGCCCGGATCTACGTCGAGGCGGTCGGCCAGGGCATCTCCGCCGACGCCCACCACATCACGCAGCCCGAGCCGTCCGGCAACGGCATCGCGCACGCGCTGCAGAACCTGCTGGACAACACCGACCTGAAGCCGGCCGAGGTCGTGCACGTGAACGCGCACGCCACCTCGACGCCGCAGGGTGACGTGGCCGAGATCAAGGCGCTGCGCAAGGTGTTCGGCGACGACGTCGACCACATGGCGATCTCCGCGACCAAGTCGATGACCGGGCATCTGCTCGGTGGCGCCGGCGGTATCGAGACGGTCGCGTCGATCCTGGCGCTCGTGAACCGTACGGCTCCGCCGACGATCAACCTGGAGAACCTCGACCCCGAGGTCAACGCGGACGTCGTCCGCGGCGAGGCCCGTCAGCTGCCCGAGGGCCGCATCGCCGCGCTGAACGACTCGTTCGGCTTCGGCGGGCACAACGTGGTGCTGGCGTTCCGCACCATCTGA